The Listeria sp. PSOL-1 genome includes a region encoding these proteins:
- a CDS encoding DedA family protein, whose protein sequence is MLHSLIQALQDFVMFLINTLGHVGIFLAMLIESVCIPLPSEVVMLFGGFMAELGKLNFWLVVIAGILGNLVGSFIAYYIGKKGGRTLVIRYGKYLFLNLKHLDKAELWFNRYGASAVFFGRVLPVIRTFISLPAGMANMNITKFMLYTLLGCIPWNLFLTWFGYTLGSNWGIVEKYTRPITYVILVLCLLTIVWLAYRIWSKKAHRENEH, encoded by the coding sequence ATGCTGCACTCGCTTATTCAAGCTTTGCAAGATTTTGTGATGTTCTTAATTAATACGCTTGGCCATGTTGGCATTTTCCTTGCGATGTTGATTGAAAGTGTTTGTATCCCTCTCCCAAGTGAAGTTGTTATGCTCTTTGGCGGTTTTATGGCCGAGCTTGGTAAATTAAACTTTTGGCTTGTGGTGATTGCTGGAATTCTTGGCAATTTAGTAGGATCGTTCATTGCTTATTATATTGGGAAAAAAGGTGGACGGACACTTGTTATTCGGTATGGCAAATACCTTTTTTTAAACCTAAAACACTTGGATAAAGCCGAGCTATGGTTTAACCGTTACGGTGCATCTGCTGTTTTTTTCGGGCGAGTGTTGCCTGTCATTCGAACGTTTATCTCCCTTCCAGCAGGTATGGCTAACATGAATATTACAAAATTCATGCTATATACTCTTCTAGGTTGTATTCCGTGGAATTTATTTTTAACTTGGTTTGGTTACACACTTGGTTCAAATTGGGGAATTGTTGAAAAATATACACGCCCGATTACATATGTTATCTTAGTCCTATGTTTGTTAACCATTGTTTGGCTAGCTTACCGAATTTGGAGTAAAAAAGCGCATAGAGAAAATGAGCATTGA
- the mltG gene encoding endolytic transglycosylase MltG — MQKSKGKIITIVITAIVIVLVIVTLLGYFYVKNQLEAKNPDDQKKIIVEIPSGSNVTKISEILEKEKVITHAKIFSFYVKYKGNTKLKAGKYALSPSMSTEQIVNVLQKGKTFLTDKLTIPEGYSLDQIADRMVYFMPQLKKADILKEMDNQAFINEMIKKYPKLLTKEVLNDKIKHPLEGYLYPATYTFKEKKPKPSEMIETMIQTTAEKIVPYEAELKKQHKTIHQLLTMSSIIETEATKNADRKKIASVFYNRIAKKMPLQTDPTVLYALGKHKSRVVYKDLKIDSPYNTYTNKGLPPGPIANSSIASIEATLYPKKTDYLYFLANEKTGKVYFSKTLEEHNKLKEEHITKDH; from the coding sequence ATGCAAAAGTCAAAAGGCAAAATAATTACAATAGTTATTACTGCGATTGTAATTGTTCTTGTCATTGTTACTCTTTTAGGGTATTTTTATGTCAAAAATCAACTAGAAGCAAAGAATCCTGATGACCAGAAAAAGATCATTGTTGAAATACCAAGTGGCTCAAATGTGACTAAAATCAGCGAAATTTTAGAAAAGGAAAAAGTCATTACGCATGCTAAAATTTTTTCCTTTTATGTAAAATATAAAGGAAATACTAAGTTAAAAGCTGGTAAATATGCACTTAGCCCTTCGATGAGTACAGAGCAGATCGTAAACGTTTTACAAAAAGGAAAAACATTTCTAACAGATAAGCTTACTATCCCAGAGGGCTATTCACTAGATCAAATTGCTGATCGCATGGTTTATTTTATGCCGCAATTAAAAAAAGCAGATATCCTAAAAGAAATGGATAATCAAGCATTTATCAATGAGATGATCAAGAAATACCCTAAATTACTTACAAAAGAAGTATTGAATGATAAGATCAAACATCCACTTGAAGGCTACCTTTACCCAGCAACCTATACATTTAAAGAGAAAAAACCGAAGCCAAGCGAAATGATCGAAACGATGATTCAAACAACAGCTGAAAAAATTGTTCCTTATGAAGCTGAGCTAAAAAAACAGCACAAAACGATTCATCAGCTTTTAACCATGTCATCAATCATCGAAACCGAAGCAACAAAAAATGCTGATCGTAAGAAAATTGCCAGCGTTTTTTATAATAGGATTGCGAAAAAAATGCCATTACAAACAGATCCAACTGTTTTATACGCTCTTGGAAAACATAAAAGTCGAGTTGTGTATAAGGATTTAAAGATAGATTCGCCTTATAACACGTACACGAATAAAGGCCTACCCCCTGGCCCAATTGCAAATAGTAGTATAGCATCAATCGAGGCAACACTTTATCCGAAAAAAACAGATTACCTTTACTTTTTGGCAAATGAAAAGACAGGTAAAGTCTATTTTTCAAAAACACTAGAAGAACATAAC
- a CDS encoding DUF1292 domain-containing protein, producing the protein MAEKHDHEEANIITIVNEEGVEEQFEILFDFDSDEFGKSYVLYFPAGASEDEEIEIMASSYIQDEDGTQGRLEPVETDEEWDMIEEILATFLADEEE; encoded by the coding sequence ATGGCTGAAAAGCATGATCATGAAGAAGCAAACATCATTACGATTGTAAACGAAGAAGGAGTCGAGGAACAATTTGAGATTCTTTTTGACTTTGATTCTGATGAATTTGGTAAATCCTATGTCCTTTATTTCCCAGCAGGTGCTAGCGAAGACGAAGAAATTGAAATTATGGCTTCATCCTATATCCAAGATGAAGACGGAACGCAAGGCCGACTTGAACCTGTAGAAACCGATGAAGAATGGGACATGATTGAAGAAATTTTAGCTACTTTTTTGGCTGATGAAGAGGAATAA